A genomic region of Salinibacter pepae contains the following coding sequences:
- the leuB gene encoding 3-isopropylmalate dehydrogenase translates to MDNTRSHDIAWLPGDGIGPEVTREALRVLDAVGSAHGFSVTATEHRIGGAALDETGRPFPTSTREACLESDAVLLGAVGGPKWNDNTGDKRPESGLLALRRALGVYANLRPVRVPEARAGASPLRPDRVGGTDILFVRELTGGIYFGTPEGRTDDGARSTMVYSEAEIERIAHVAFQRAQRRDGHVTSVDKANVLEVSELWREVVPRIREEHYPDLELRHLYVDNAAMQVVRDPRQFDVVLTGNLFGDILSDLAAALPGSLGLLPSASVGGAVGLFEPVHGSAPDIAGQDVANPTAAILSAALLLDAVGETAAADAIRHGVDAALDAGFRTADLAASDEETVSTSTFGREVATRAADSAPKSAPTP, encoded by the coding sequence ATGGATAACACACGATCGCACGACATTGCCTGGCTTCCCGGCGACGGCATCGGCCCGGAGGTAACGCGGGAGGCGCTCCGCGTGCTCGACGCGGTGGGCTCGGCCCATGGATTTTCCGTGACCGCCACCGAGCACCGGATCGGGGGCGCGGCACTCGACGAGACCGGACGGCCGTTTCCCACTTCCACCCGCGAGGCCTGCCTGGAGAGTGACGCCGTCCTGCTCGGCGCGGTGGGCGGGCCGAAATGGAACGACAACACGGGCGACAAGCGTCCAGAAAGCGGACTTCTGGCCCTGCGCAGGGCGCTCGGCGTCTACGCCAACCTGCGCCCGGTCCGTGTGCCGGAGGCACGGGCCGGCGCCTCGCCCCTCCGCCCCGACCGTGTGGGCGGCACCGACATTCTGTTCGTCCGCGAACTGACCGGCGGCATCTACTTCGGTACCCCCGAGGGCCGCACCGACGACGGCGCCCGCAGCACAATGGTGTACTCAGAGGCCGAAATCGAACGCATCGCCCACGTCGCCTTCCAGCGGGCGCAGCGACGCGACGGGCACGTGACCTCCGTCGACAAGGCGAACGTGCTGGAGGTGTCGGAGCTGTGGCGCGAGGTCGTGCCCCGAATCCGCGAGGAGCACTATCCCGACCTAGAGCTCCGCCACCTGTACGTCGACAACGCCGCGATGCAGGTCGTCCGCGACCCGCGGCAGTTTGACGTGGTGCTCACCGGCAACCTCTTCGGCGACATTCTCTCGGACCTCGCGGCGGCCCTCCCCGGCTCGCTGGGCCTTCTCCCCTCCGCGAGCGTCGGGGGCGCGGTGGGGCTCTTCGAACCGGTCCACGGCAGCGCGCCCGACATTGCCGGGCAGGACGTTGCGAACCCCACCGCGGCCATTCTGAGCGCCGCCCTCCTGCTCGACGCAGTCGGCGAAACGGCGGCCGCCGACGCGATCCGGCACGGCGTCGACGCGGCCCTGGACGCCGGCTTCCGCACCGCCGATCTCGCAGCGAGCGACGAGGAAACCGTGTCGACGTCTACGTTTGGGCGCGAAGTCGCCACCCGCGCCGCCGATTCCGCTCCCAAAAGCGCTCCGACGCCATGA